In Centropristis striata isolate RG_2023a ecotype Rhode Island chromosome 15, C.striata_1.0, whole genome shotgun sequence, a genomic segment contains:
- the bsx gene encoding brain-specific homeobox protein homolog, whose amino-acid sequence MSMNYASAAPTQRSTSFFIEDILLHKPKPLREVIPSPFCSSLASRMPILEYGYPLMPTPILAPHPHHPLHKPEHHQYFFTSGMQMPALFQHHADLPGKHCRRRKARTVFSDSQLSGLEKRFEIQRYLSTPERVELATALSLSETQVKTWFQNRRMKHKKQLRKAQDERKTPGELERSGGNSSESELTEKSAEEVKHGGGGLEPDSFLLDDNDDDVDIEEDICSPDHLL is encoded by the exons ATGAGTATGAACTACGCGTCTGCGGCGCCCACGCAGAGGTCCACGTCGTTCTTCATCGAggacattttattgcacaaaccCAAGCCGCTGCGGGAGGTGATCCCGTCCCCCTTCTGCAGCTCCCTGGCCTCCAGGATGCCCATCCTGGAGTACGGATACCCGCTGATGCCCACCCCGATCCTGGCGCCGCATCCGCACCACCCTCTGCACAAACCAGAGCACCACCAGTACTTCTTCACCTCCG GGATGCAGATGCCGGCTCTGTTCCAGCACCACGCCGACCTGCCGGGGAAACACTGCCGCCGCCGCAAGGCCCGGACCGTCTTCTCCGACTCGCAGCTCTCCGGCCTGGAGAAGAGGTTCGAGATCCAGCGGTACCTGTCCACCCCGGAGAGGGTGGAGCTGGCCACGGCGCTCAGCCTGTCCGagacacag GTGAAAACGTGGTTCCAGAACCGGCGGATGAAGCACAAGAAGCAGCTGCGGAAGGCGCAGGACGAGCGGAAGACCCCCGGGGAGCTGGAGCGCTCCGGGGGGAACTCCAGCGAGAGCGAGCTGACGGAGAAGAGCGCGGAGGAGGTGAAACATGGAGGAGGCGGCCTGGAGCCGGACTCCTTCCTGCTGGACGACAACGACGACGACGTGGACATCGAGGAGGACATTTGTTCCCCGGACCATCTACTATAG